The stretch of DNA AAACAAAAGGTACATAAAAGAACTTACTGCCAACAACTTAATGCACGAAAGTGGTTTTAAAATTATTGAAACTGGAAAGCAAAATGGCTCATGGACGGCTTTAGATGCTGTTGAAAAAGGCGTTATTCCAGAAATATTGCAATTAGCTTTTGATAAAAATCCCATAGCCTTTAATAACTATAACAATTTTGCACCTTCATACAGAAAAGGTTATTTATACTGGTTAAATCAAGCCAAACGAGAAGAAACCAGACAAAAACGTATTGCAGAAATTATTAGACTATGTGAGGCTAATGTAAAGGATCGAGGAGGTTGGTAAGTTATATCCCACTTATAAAACTCCCATAGGGATCTTTAAACTGAATACCTTCTGTAAACCTTTGTTTACTTAACTGCTTAAATTCGACCAAGGCCCAAAGCACAAACTCTTTTACAAAATAACTATCCTGTTTAGATACATTTGGCTGATATTCACTCAACAAATCATCTAAAGGAGAAATAGCATCTAACAAGTTTTTATATTCTTTATCACGTAAATCATCCAACAATTCAAAACCATCTTTCTGATTAAAAAACCAGGATATAATAGCATCATAAGGACTTTCATCTTCTTGCTTTTTTAGCTTTTCTATCTTTGGAAAAAATTCACCAAACAAACTCTTAACAGCTTCGCCTATTAAATTATAAGCAACAACCGCTGCTCCCTCCTGCTCGCCTTCATAAACCAATTCTACTTTTCCTGTAATAGAAGGAATAATGCCTACAAAATCACTTAGACGGAGCATGGTC from Flavivirga spongiicola encodes:
- a CDS encoding YdeI/OmpD-associated family protein codes for the protein MEITELYFKTDTEWRDWLHENHNASNGVYLILYKVETKKPSMRWEEAVKVALCYGWIDSTVKSLGNGKRRQRFSPRNPKSVWSALNKRYIKELTANNLMHESGFKIIETGKQNGSWTALDAVEKGVIPEILQLAFDKNPIAFNNYNNFAPSYRKGYLYWLNQAKREETRQKRIAEIIRLCEANVKDRGGW